Proteins found in one Flavobacterium channae genomic segment:
- a CDS encoding Na(+)-translocating NADH-quinone reductase subunit A, with protein sequence MSKDIRIKKGLDLKLKGEAAHKIADTTRSKVYAVKPSDFHGVNPKMVVKEGDNVKAGEVIFYSKADEKVKFVAPVSGKIQEIKRGEKRVILEILIAADSQDVFVEHSKKNPNDLSTEEVKAHLLASGCWPFINQRPYDVIANSADTPKAIFISAHATAPLAADVEFVLANKLEAFQVGIDALTKLTSGKVHLSVKGKGKSIFSDVKGVSLHQVYGPHPAGNVGVQIAKISPINAGERVWTVTPQDVAIIGELFLTGKFNATRTVALAGSEVKDAQYYNVISGAAVSDLVAGKIEGDNVRVISGDVLTGAKVNMDGNLGFYSNTVTVIPEGNVYRMFGWMPFASPSVHSASRTGLSWLMPGKKYAPNTNLNGEERALVVTGEMEAVMPLDIFPMQLLKACLASDIDKMESLGIYEVAPEDFALIDYTNTSKLEAQQIIREALDLMIKEVG encoded by the coding sequence ATGTCAAAAGACATTCGAATTAAAAAAGGTTTAGACCTTAAGTTGAAGGGTGAAGCGGCTCATAAGATAGCTGACACCACTCGCTCGAAAGTCTATGCTGTTAAACCTTCTGACTTTCATGGAGTTAATCCTAAGATGGTTGTAAAAGAAGGTGATAACGTAAAAGCGGGAGAAGTGATTTTCTATTCTAAAGCAGATGAGAAAGTTAAGTTTGTTGCTCCTGTAAGCGGAAAAATTCAAGAAATCAAACGTGGTGAAAAAAGAGTCATTTTAGAGATTCTTATTGCTGCAGATTCTCAAGATGTTTTCGTTGAGCATAGCAAGAAAAATCCTAACGATTTATCAACAGAAGAAGTAAAAGCACATTTGTTAGCTTCTGGATGTTGGCCATTTATCAATCAGCGTCCTTATGATGTGATTGCTAATTCAGCTGATACTCCAAAAGCTATTTTTATTTCAGCTCATGCAACAGCTCCTTTGGCAGCGGATGTTGAGTTTGTTTTAGCTAACAAATTAGAGGCTTTTCAAGTTGGTATCGATGCTTTAACGAAATTAACATCAGGTAAAGTTCATTTATCAGTTAAAGGAAAAGGAAAATCTATTTTTAGTGATGTTAAAGGTGTTTCTTTACATCAAGTATATGGTCCTCATCCTGCTGGAAATGTTGGAGTTCAGATTGCAAAAATTTCTCCTATTAACGCAGGTGAAAGAGTTTGGACAGTAACACCACAAGATGTTGCTATTATTGGAGAATTATTTTTAACTGGGAAATTTAATGCGACAAGAACCGTTGCTTTAGCAGGTTCTGAAGTTAAAGATGCTCAATATTACAACGTAATTTCTGGTGCAGCTGTTTCTGATTTAGTTGCTGGTAAAATTGAAGGTGATAACGTGAGAGTTATTTCTGGAGATGTTTTAACAGGAGCTAAAGTAAATATGGATGGAAATTTAGGTTTCTATAGTAATACGGTAACTGTAATTCCTGAAGGAAATGTTTACAGAATGTTTGGATGGATGCCATTTGCGTCGCCAAGTGTTCATAGTGCATCAAGAACAGGATTATCATGGTTAATGCCAGGAAAAAAATATGCACCTAACACCAATTTAAACGGTGAAGAAAGAGCTTTAGTTGTAACAGGAGAAATGGAAGCAGTTATGCCTCTTGATATTTTTCCAATGCAATTATTAAAAGCTTGTTTGGCAAGTGATATCGATAAAATGGAAAGCTTAGGAATTTACGAAGTAGCTCCAGAAGATTTTGCTTTAATTGATTATACTAACACATCTAAATTAGAAGCACAACAAATCATTCGTGAAGCTCTTGATTTAATGATTAAAGAAGTAGGATAA
- a CDS encoding type IX secretion system plug protein, with amino-acid sequence MNKISYIICLLFCQIVLAQSGIEQEPPFNIKTISFVQNRNNVVPYFKLGEVFELQFDDLYGDEADYYYTITQFNYDWSAPTDLAKVEYLNGMDNQRIITYENSFNTLQLYSHYTQVFPNRFNQITKSGNYLISVLNDESEVVFSRRVVIYEEQVSVGLLVRRARDFDSINEKQNIEMTINYGDRTLQNPIQNVKVTIFQNGNWENSISNVKPQYTIGSELIYRYNKETQFWGGNETYTIDNKIIRATNNTVAQVTSGDNIYNTYLYVNTPRRTHPYTYFPDINGNFFIQNANSSNSQIQADYSWVYFALNTPNMLDKNIYIVGMFNNYALTEEFKMEFNKNSGLYEKAILLKQGFTNYQYVVTDKSGKIDYANTIDGNFFQTENNYTAIVYYKGNNERYDRVIGIANTNSEVIRN; translated from the coding sequence ATGAACAAAATTAGCTACATAATTTGCTTGCTTTTTTGCCAAATTGTTTTGGCTCAATCAGGAATTGAACAAGAACCTCCGTTTAATATTAAAACCATTTCTTTTGTTCAAAATAGAAATAATGTGGTTCCTTACTTTAAATTAGGGGAAGTTTTTGAACTTCAATTTGATGATTTATACGGAGACGAAGCCGATTACTATTACACTATTACACAATTCAATTATGACTGGTCTGCTCCTACCGATTTAGCAAAAGTGGAATATTTGAATGGAATGGATAACCAACGAATTATTACTTATGAAAATTCGTTTAATACCTTACAACTTTATTCTCATTACACACAAGTATTTCCAAATCGTTTTAACCAAATTACGAAAAGTGGTAACTACTTAATTTCGGTTTTAAACGACGAATCTGAAGTGGTTTTTTCAAGAAGGGTTGTGATTTACGAAGAACAAGTTTCAGTAGGTTTACTCGTTAGAAGAGCTAGAGATTTTGACAGCATCAATGAAAAACAAAACATTGAAATGACTATAAATTACGGAGACAGAACACTTCAAAATCCTATCCAAAATGTAAAAGTCACTATTTTTCAAAATGGAAATTGGGAAAATAGTATTTCCAATGTAAAACCACAATACACAATTGGTTCTGAACTAATTTACAGATACAATAAAGAAACACAATTTTGGGGTGGAAATGAAACTTATACGATTGACAATAAAATCATCCGAGCAACAAATAACACTGTTGCTCAAGTAACTTCGGGAGACAATATTTACAACACTTATTTATATGTAAATACCCCAAGAAGAACACATCCTTACACCTATTTCCCTGATATAAATGGCAACTTTTTTATTCAAAATGCCAATTCTTCAAATTCACAAATTCAAGCTGATTATTCTTGGGTATATTTTGCTTTAAACACTCCAAACATGTTAGACAAAAACATCTACATTGTTGGCATGTTTAATAATTATGCTTTAACAGAAGAATTTAAAATGGAATTCAATAAAAATTCTGGTTTGTATGAAAAGGCAATTTTATTAAAACAAGGTTTTACCAATTATCAATACGTTGTTACCGATAAATCAGGAAAAATTGATTACGCAAACACAATTGATGGAAACTTCTTTCAAACAGAAAATAATTATACTGCAATAGTATATTACAAAGGAAACAACGAAAGATACGATAGAGTAATTGGAATTGCCAATACAAACAGCGAAGTTATACGTAATTAA
- a CDS encoding DUF3667 domain-containing protein, with protein sequence MGRKDLKYRGSECLNCGTALDISEKFCHHCGQLNSTKKLTISDFIEEFFANFYAYDSRLRNSIISIFTKPGVLAKEFNEGKRHTYANPFRLFLSVSLLLFISFNLTEGDSDSNTKITEKDLNKERQIKDSITNQILKQSPNQKKTM encoded by the coding sequence ATGGGTAGAAAAGATTTAAAATACAGAGGTTCTGAGTGTTTAAATTGTGGAACAGCATTAGACATAAGCGAAAAATTCTGTCATCATTGTGGTCAATTAAACTCAACAAAAAAACTAACCATTAGTGATTTTATTGAAGAGTTTTTTGCAAACTTTTACGCTTACGACTCAAGATTAAGAAACTCTATTATTTCCATTTTTACTAAACCAGGTGTTTTAGCAAAAGAATTTAACGAAGGTAAAAGACATACTTACGCTAATCCGTTTCGTTTATTTTTAAGTGTTTCTTTATTACTATTCATTTCTTTTAATTTAACTGAGGGCGATTCGGATTCTAACACAAAAATAACTGAAAAAGATTTAAATAAAGAAAGACAAATTAAAGATAGTATTACCAACCAAATTCTCAAACAAAGTCCAAATCAAAAAAAGACTATGTAA
- the apaG gene encoding Co2+/Mg2+ efflux protein ApaG, giving the protein MVSQITKGIKISVLTSFEGTYFKNYKIHFAFNYHVTIENQSKDSVQLTTRHWEIYDALNTLEVVDGEGVIGKKPVIKPGERYTYSSGCLLSSPIGAMKGYFNMVNFTSTRSFRVIIPTFKLSAPFAIN; this is encoded by the coding sequence ATGGTTAGTCAAATAACAAAAGGCATAAAGATTTCAGTTTTAACTAGTTTTGAAGGAACTTACTTCAAGAACTATAAGATTCATTTTGCCTTTAATTACCATGTTACTATCGAAAACCAAAGTAAAGATTCGGTTCAATTAACCACACGTCACTGGGAAATTTACGATGCTTTAAACACTTTAGAAGTTGTAGATGGCGAAGGTGTAATTGGAAAAAAACCAGTTATTAAACCAGGTGAAAGATACACGTATTCTTCAGGTTGTTTACTTTCGTCTCCAATTGGAGCCATGAAAGGTTATTTCAATATGGTGAATTTTACCTCAACAAGAAGCTTTAGAGTTATTATTCCTACTTTCAAACTTAGCGCACCTTTTGCTATTAATTAA
- the pruA gene encoding L-glutamate gamma-semialdehyde dehydrogenase: protein MLKGFFNVPKAVNEPVKSYAPGSPERAAVAATYSKMWNAQVEVPLYIGKEEIKTGDTKKMSAPHDHQHVVGVYHQADRALVEKAITSALEARKNWAALSWENRASIFLKAAELLAGPYRAKINAATMIAQSKTIHQAEIDSACELIDFLRYNVEFMTKIYADQPASTSDMWNRVEYRPLEGFVYAITPFNFTAIAGNLPSSAALMGNVVVWKPAATQVYSANVIMQVFKEAGLPDGVINMVMGDSGMVSDVILSNPHLAGVHFTGSTGVFNDIWKTIGNNIATYKTYPRIVGETGGKDFIIAHPSANAKQVATGISRGAFEFQGQKCSAASRVYIPQSLWPAVKSHLEADLASMKMGSPEDMSNFITAVISEPSFDKLARYIDQAKNDSDAEVIMGGNYDKSKGYFIEPTVILTTNPKYNTMCTELFGPVVTIYIYEDAKWSETLKLVDETSEYALTGAVFSQCRYAVEEATVALQNAAGNFYINDKPTGAVVGMQPFGGARGSGTNDKAGSSQNLLRWASVRTIKETFVTPEDYKYPFLG from the coding sequence ATGTTAAAAGGATTCTTTAATGTCCCAAAAGCGGTTAACGAACCCGTAAAATCGTATGCTCCAGGTTCTCCTGAAAGAGCAGCTGTTGCAGCAACTTATTCAAAAATGTGGAACGCTCAAGTTGAAGTTCCTTTATATATTGGTAAAGAAGAAATCAAAACAGGCGACACTAAAAAAATGTCGGCTCCACATGATCACCAACATGTTGTTGGAGTTTACCACCAAGCAGATAGAGCTTTAGTTGAAAAAGCAATTACATCTGCTTTAGAAGCTCGTAAAAATTGGGCAGCTTTATCTTGGGAAAATCGCGCTAGTATTTTCTTAAAAGCGGCTGAATTATTAGCTGGTCCTTACCGTGCTAAAATCAATGCAGCAACTATGATTGCGCAATCAAAAACAATTCACCAAGCAGAAATTGACTCGGCTTGTGAATTAATTGATTTCTTACGTTACAACGTAGAATTCATGACTAAAATCTACGCGGATCAACCAGCATCTACTTCAGATATGTGGAATAGAGTTGAATACAGACCATTAGAAGGATTTGTATACGCAATTACACCATTTAACTTTACAGCTATCGCAGGAAATTTACCATCGAGCGCTGCTTTAATGGGGAATGTTGTTGTATGGAAACCAGCTGCAACTCAAGTATATTCTGCTAATGTAATTATGCAAGTTTTCAAAGAAGCAGGTTTACCAGATGGTGTTATCAATATGGTAATGGGAGATTCTGGAATGGTTTCAGATGTAATTTTATCAAATCCACACTTAGCTGGAGTTCACTTTACAGGATCAACAGGAGTTTTCAACGACATTTGGAAAACTATCGGAAATAATATTGCAACTTATAAAACGTATCCAAGAATTGTTGGAGAAACTGGAGGAAAAGATTTCATCATTGCACATCCATCAGCTAATGCAAAACAAGTAGCAACCGGAATTTCTCGTGGTGCTTTTGAATTCCAAGGACAAAAATGTAGTGCCGCATCACGTGTTTACATTCCACAAAGTTTATGGCCAGCAGTAAAATCACATTTAGAAGCAGATTTAGCTTCAATGAAAATGGGTTCTCCAGAAGACATGAGCAATTTCATTACAGCAGTTATTTCAGAACCTTCATTTGATAAATTAGCACGTTACATTGATCAAGCTAAAAACGATAGCGATGCTGAAGTAATCATGGGTGGAAATTATGATAAATCAAAAGGTTATTTCATTGAACCAACGGTTATCTTAACTACAAATCCAAAATACAACACGATGTGTACGGAATTATTCGGACCAGTGGTTACGATTTATATTTACGAAGACGCAAAATGGTCTGAAACATTAAAATTAGTTGACGAAACTTCAGAATACGCTTTAACAGGCGCTGTGTTCAGCCAATGTCGTTATGCAGTGGAAGAAGCAACCGTTGCTTTACAAAATGCAGCAGGAAACTTCTACATCAACGATAAACCAACAGGTGCTGTTGTAGGAATGCAACCATTTGGAGGAGCAAGAGGTTCTGGAACTAACGATAAAGCAGGTTCATCTCAAAACTTATTGCGTTGGGCTTCAGTTAGAACAATTAAAGAAACTTTCGTAACACCAGAAGATTATAAATATCCGTTTTTAGGTTAA
- the rsmG gene encoding 16S rRNA (guanine(527)-N(7))-methyltransferase RsmG, producing MEAILMQFPDLSDNQILQFQKLQGLYEDWNAKINVISRKDIDELYTRHVLHSLGIAKIIEFRPGSKIMDVGTGGGFPGIPLAILFPEVDFYLIDVIAKKIRVVNEVAASLGLKNVKAEQKRAELVKQEFDFIVSRAVTNMPDFVKWVDDKVAKKQNHELANGILYLKGGDLTEELKDFPKATQYNLSDFFSDEFFETKKVVHLPLKYKK from the coding sequence ATGGAAGCCATTTTAATGCAATTTCCTGATTTATCTGATAATCAAATACTTCAGTTTCAAAAATTACAAGGTTTATACGAAGATTGGAATGCCAAAATTAACGTGATTTCACGAAAAGATATCGACGAATTATATACGCGTCACGTTTTACATTCACTTGGGATTGCAAAAATTATCGAGTTCCGCCCAGGTTCTAAAATTATGGATGTTGGAACAGGTGGTGGGTTTCCTGGAATTCCATTAGCAATTTTATTTCCAGAAGTTGATTTTTATTTGATTGATGTAATTGCGAAAAAAATCCGTGTAGTGAATGAAGTAGCTGCAAGTTTAGGATTAAAAAATGTAAAAGCCGAACAAAAACGTGCCGAATTAGTGAAACAAGAATTTGATTTCATTGTAAGTCGTGCCGTAACCAATATGCCTGATTTTGTAAAATGGGTCGATGATAAAGTAGCTAAAAAACAAAACCACGAATTAGCTAACGGAATTTTATATTTAAAAGGCGGCGATTTAACCGAAGAATTAAAGGATTTCCCAAAAGCAACACAATATAATTTATCCGATTTCTTTTCAGATGAGTTTTTTGAAACTAAGAAAGTGGTGCATTTGCCGTTGAAGTATAAGAAATAG